In Thermococcus bergensis, one DNA window encodes the following:
- a CDS encoding toll/interleukin-1 receptor domain-containing protein, which translates to MGEKFDVFISYYSKTGRDFAKALKKALQENGWRAFFAESDILTGQVWEDRIRRAISDADYFILLHTTGTEMREWVRGEYRQALSLGKTIIPCIQILGDDTLGKIYRDIETAFPGISKIQAITWKFPSDLTSKVIWELKRLREEKEQLEYRLSIDPYPRESTPVLQRARTVGTPLSQGDVHLLKLKGCAGRHERELESVIDQVKFAIRDGAKLREDSIAEIEILINEIELDGECIKA; encoded by the coding sequence TTGGGAGAAAAATTTGACGTTTTCATAAGCTATTACTCAAAAACCGGGAGGGATTTCGCAAAAGCCCTGAAGAAGGCCTTACAGGAAAATGGCTGGAGAGCATTCTTTGCAGAAAGCGACATACTAACGGGACAGGTGTGGGAAGACAGAATAAGGAGGGCCATCTCCGATGCCGATTATTTCATTTTGCTGCATACCACTGGAACAGAAATGAGAGAATGGGTAAGGGGGGAGTACCGACAGGCCCTAAGCCTTGGAAAGACAATAATCCCATGTATTCAGATCTTAGGGGATGACACTCTTGGGAAGATATACAGAGATATCGAGACTGCATTTCCGGGAATATCCAAGATACAGGCCATAACATGGAAATTTCCCAGTGATCTAACATCAAAGGTCATCTGGGAGTTGAAAAGGCTCCGGGAAGAAAAAGAACAGCTTGAATATCGGTTGAGCATCGATCCATATCCACGGGAGAGTACGCCTGTCCTGCAGAGAGCTAGAACCGTTGGAACGCCTCTTTCTCAGGGCGATGTTCATCTTCTCAAACTGAAGGGCTGTGCTGGCAGACATGAAAGGGAACTGGAGAGCGTCATAGATCAGGTAAAGTTCGCAATTAGAGATGGAGCTAAGTTGAGAGAGGACTCTATTGCCGAAATTGAAATTCTGATTAACGAGATAGAACTCGACGGTGAGTGCATAAAAGCATAA